The genome window CAGGGCCGGGATTACTACCCCCTGGAACTGGGGGCGTACCGGATTTACGACGTAATTGACACTGCCTACCAGGCCAACGTGCCCACGGTAAGCCGCTTCCAGTTTCGGGAGCAGGTTGACACGGCCCTGGAGCCCGATGCTACCGGCCAGCCCGTGTACCGCGTTATCCGCTCCCGCCGCACGCTGGCCACGGACCCTTGGAAGATAGACTCGGTGATTACCGTGGCGGTTAAAGGTCAGGCCCTGACGGAACAGCGTAACAACCGCCGCACGGTGGAACTGGTATTTCCGGTGCAGGAAGGCAAAACCTGGAACATTAACGCCTTCAACACCCTGGATTCGCTGACGGTCGTGAACCGCTTTTACGTCGGCGCCAACCAGCCTTTCCGCATCACCCGCGGCGGGCAAACCTACCAGTACGACCAAACCATTACCACAGTCAATGACTTGGCCCAGGACGTGAATGCGGCCTACACCACCGTGCTACGCACGACTTTTGCCCGCGGCATTGGGCCGGTGTACCGGGTGCGCCGGCGCTTTATCAGCCGCTGCGACGCGGTGGGCTGCAATCCGGCCTTCAAGCAGCAGGGCCAGTCGCGCAGCGAGGTGCTCATAGCCTCCGGAAAATAGCAGTCTTCAGGCGGCCTTACGGTTCCTTACCACCACGCCGACGCGACTCCTCGCGCCGGCGTGGTGGCTGCTGGGCTGCGCTGAAATTGGGGTGCCCTCAGCCGGTGCAAAGCGGCCCGGAAAAGGACAAAATCCAGGATTCCTTCGTATCTTCCGGCAAGTCAATTCGGCACACGAATGGTTCTATCCCGCTCTTTTTTCCGCTTGGTATTGCTTGCTGGAATAAGCACCCAAGCCCTGCTCTCGGTTGCCGCCGGCAACCACCCGCTGCACCCGGCTCCTGCCCGCACCGCGGGTACCGTGCGCAAGCATCTGGTGTACTTCAAGGACAAAGCCGGCACGCCCCACAGCATCTCCCAGCCCCAGACATTTCTTTCGGCCCGCTCGGTGCAGCGGCGGCAGCGGCAGAACATTGCCATTCTGCCCCGCGACTTGCCCGTAAGCCCAGCCTACGTGCAGCAGGTTAAGGCCGTGTCCGGAGCTCAGGTGTGGTACACGTCGCGCTGGTTTAACGCCGCCGTCGTGGCCTGCGACTCGGCGACGCTGCAACAGCTGCAGGCGCTGCCCTGCGTCCGGTCGGCCCGCACCCTGAACCGGGGCCTGCCCGGCACCCGCAAGCGCGGCAACGGGGACCAAGTGCCTACTACCCAGGAACGCAGCACCCGCAACCAGTACGGCAAGGCCTTTACGCAGGCCCAGATGATTGGCGCGGTGAAAATGCACGAGGCTGGCTTTCGGGGGGAGGGCATGCAGATTGCCGTGTTCGATGCCGGGTTTCCGGGGGTGAATACGGCGCCGGCTTTTGCGGCCCTGTATCAGGAGCAGCGCCTGGCCAGCACCTTTAACTTCGTCGACAAAAACACGGCCGTTTACCAGCGCAACAGCCACGGCACCCAGTGCCTCTCCACCATGGCCGGCAACCAGCCGGGCGTGTACATCGGCACGGCGCCCAAGGCCACCTACCACCTGTGCATCACGGAGGATGCCTCCTCTGAGCATCCGGTGGAAGAAGCCAACTGGCTGCTAGCGGCCGAATACGCCGATTCCGCCGGGGTCGATATTATCAGCTCCTCGCTGGGCTACAATACCTTTGACTACCCCTCCATTGACTACACCTACGCCGACCTGAATGGGCGCACGGCCCTGTCTAGTCGCGCCGCCACGGTGGCCGCCCGGGTAGGCATGCTAGTAGTGAATAGCGCGGGCAACGAGGGCGCCAGCTCCTGGCGCTACGTCACGGCCCCGGCCGATGCCGATTCCATTCTGTCAGTGGGGGCCGTTGACTCCCTGCTGGTGCGGGCCTCCTTCAGCTCCCGCGGACCTACCGCCGACGGTCGCATCAAGCCGAATTTGGCTGCCATGGGCTTCCAAACGGCCATTGTGGCACCCGATGGCAGCGTGAACCGCGGCAACGGTACTTCCTACTCGTGTCCGGTGCTGGCGGGCATGGTTGCGGGGTTCTGGCAGGCTAATCCGCGCCTCACGGCCCAGCAGGTTATCAGCTTCCTGCAGCGCTCCGGCAGCCGGGCCACGGCCCCGAATGATGAGGTGGGCTACGGCATCCCAAATTTCGTGTCGGCCTACAACTTGGCGAACCCCGGTACGCCCTTGGCTGCTAGTGCGGCCGCTGCCCGGCAGGAACTGTTCATTTACCCTAACCCGATCAAGGAAACGGAGCTGTACCTGCAACTGGCCGTAGGCTTTCAGGCGGTGCCGCTCCGAGTACGCATCTATGATGCCCGGGGGGCGCTGGTGTCCGAGCAGCAGGTAGCCCCCACCACGGCCAGCGCCGTGCGCCTGCAGCCGGGCGTCCTGGGCAAGGGCGTGTACACCTGTACCATTAGCGCCGGCCGCGAACAGCGCACGGTACGGTTCGTCAAACTGTAGCTTCTGCGCGCTATAGCAACTTCTTAACCGGGGTAGGTAGCTTTTAACGTGGTTGAAAGCTACCTACCCCGGTTTTTTTAGTCAAGTACAGGAGTAGTGTTTGCTATTAATATTAGTTTATTGCACATTTAATTAGCTAATTCGGGACCTATTCGGAGCCTGATTTTGTTACATATTCACGACTGTACATCGATTTTACACTTCCAACTCTCTTCCAGTATGTTACAAATGATGGTCTCCAAGCGCATTGGGCGCCGGCAGTTTCACTTCACGGTGCAGGGTCCTAACTTTCACGAGGTAGTGGCCGAGTATGACCGGCTGAGCTTCCCCGATGTGCCCAAGTGTGGCCTCTGCGGCTCCGATAACCTGGACCTGACGGCCCGGGTCGCCCAGGATAAATTCAAATATACCTCCGTCAAATGCCTGGATTGCCGCGGCGACGTGACTTTCGGCAAACGGCAGGACGATGACCAAACCGTGTTCCTGCGCAAGACCGAGGACGGCAAGCTGGATTGGCGCGCCTGGGAAAAGCCCAGCTAATGCTACCCCGCCGCTTTCACTCCCCAAGCTGAGCACAAGACGAGGCCCCGGAATACTAGCTGTTCCGGGGCCTCGTTATGATGAGCGGCGGTAGGTTATCGTATGGGAATGCGGAGTTGCTGCCCGTTGTACTTCCGGCAGGATCAGCGGCTCACCTTACCGGCAGCTCACCGCAATCCGCTACTTTCGCAGCATGAATTCTACCCGTCGTATGGCCCCGCTGCTGGCGCCCTCCTTACTAGCCGCTGATTTTGGTAATCTGCAATCCGAAACGGAGCGGCTAGCCGGCTCCGCCGCCGACTGGCTGCACTTCGATGTGATGGACGGGCGCTTTGTGCCCAATATTTCCTTTGGAATTCCCGTCTTGCAGGCCGTGCACCGTCACGCCCAGCAACCCATTGATGTGCATTTGATGATAGAGGAGCCCCAGCACTTCCTGAGCGCCTTCCGCGACGCCGGGGCCGCCAACATTACCGTGCACTACGAAGCCTGCCCCCACCTGCACCGGGTGGTGCAGCAGATTAAGCAGCTGGGCTGCCGGGCCGGGGTAGCCCTGAACCCGCACACGCCCGTCTGGGTGCTCGAGGACATTGCCGCCGATTTGGACCTGGTCTGCGTGATGTCGGTGAATCCCGGCTTTGGAGGGCAATCGTTCATTCCCAATACCTTACGCAAAGTAGCGGCTTTAAAAGAGCTGCTCGTGGACAGTGGCTCGGCGGCCCTGATTGAAATTGACGGGGGCGTGAGCCTGGACAATGCCGCCGCCCTGGTAGAAGCCGGCGCCGACGTGCTAGTGGCGGGCTCCTTTGTGTTTAACTCTCCCGATCCGGTGGCCACGCTGGCCCAGATGCGTCACCAGCTATCGGCCCTGGCCGCCGATACGGAGGACTACAACTAAGCCGCCCGGATGCCGAAACTTTTCCGTTCTCGTTCGGGGCTGTGGCTGCCCCTGCTGTTGCAGGCGGTGCCCGTAGGGGTGGGGCTGACCCTGATTGTGGGCCCCGCCAGTGCCGTGCAGGCCCAGCAAACCGCCCGCGTGCTCGTGACGGGTACCGTGCGCGACGCGGCCGGGCAGCCCCTGGAACAGGTAGCCGTGGGAGTGGAGGGCCTAGTAGGCGGCACGAGCACCGACGACCGGGGCCGGTTTGCCTTGCCGGTGGTACGCCCACTCAATGGTAAAGCGCCCGTGTTGGTAGCGCGCCGGCTGGGCTACCAAACCCAGCGCCTGACGCTGAACCTGCAGGAGCAGCGCGAGCTTAGCCTTACGCTCACGGAGGACACGCGCGCCCTGGGCAACGTTACGGTGCGGGGCCGCTCCGACGCGGCCGATACCCGGGAGCAAGTCAGTATTATTCCCCTGGACCCGCGCGCGGCCAAGGAAATTCCTTCCCCCTTCGGCGACTTTAGCGCCGTGCTCAAAACCCTACCGGGGGTAGCCAGCACCAATGAGCTAACTAGCACCTACTCGGTGCGGGGCGGCAACTACGAGGAAAACCTGGTCTACGTCAATGGGTTTGAGGTGTACCGGCCGTTTCTGGTAACGGCCGCTACCCAGGAAGGATTGAGCTTTATTAATCCGGATCTGGTGGACCGGGTGGAGTTTTCTACCGGCGGCTGGCAGCCCAAGTTCGGCGACAAGCTGTCCTCGGTGCTCAACGTGGAGTACAAGCAGCCCGCCGCATTTGGGGCCTCCGCCACGGCTAGTCTGGTGGGCGGCACGGCCCACGTGGAGGCAGCCTCGCTTAGTAAGCGGGTGAGCTACCTGGCCGGGGTGCGCTACAAGAACGCCACCTACGTGTTTAACTCCCTGCAGCAGCAGCAAGGCCGCTACAACCCCACGTTCTACGACGGACAAAGCCTGATTACCCTGGCCCTGGGGCCGCGGGAAAACCTGGAGCGCACTACCCTGGGCGTGTTTAACACGTTTGCGCACAACGATTTTCGCTTTAACCCCGAAAGCGGGGAGAGTACCTTTAGCACCGCCGCCAACCAACTTTCCCGCCTCTACATCTTCTACGGAGGCCAGGAGCGGATGCAATACGACACCTACCAGGGTGGGCTGAACCTGCGTCACGCGTTGCAACCCAACCTGCGCCTGGAGCTGCTGGGCGGGCTGCTGTACTCGCGCGAGTTTGAATACCGCGACGTGGAAGCGGCCTACAGCATTGCCGAAATCAACCGCGACCCGGACTCGCCGGACTACGGCCTGGACCTGGACCGCCGGGGGCTGGGTTCCCGCTTCGACCACTCCCGCAACTACCTCACTGCCCGCATTGCTACCCTGGAAACGCGCGGCACCTGGACGCCCGGGCAGCGAAGCGCCGTGCGCTGGGGGCTGAAAGTGGGGCGGGAGCGAATTCAGGATGAGCTGAATGAATACAGCTTCACCGACTCGGCCGACTACGTGCCCGATGCCCGCCGGACCCGCCTGCGCTCCGACTTGCGGCTGGAAAGTACCCGCACTCAGGGCTACGTGCAGCACACCTACCAGCTGGATTCGCTCAAAACCCTGACCTACGGGCTCCGCCTCAACTACTGGACGGTCAATCAGCAGCTTAACCTCAGCCCCCGGGTGCAGTACGCCTTTACCAGCGTCCGTAACCCGCGGGTGTCCTGGAAGGCGGCGGCCGGGGTGTACTATCAGCCGCCCTTCTACCGGGAGCTGCGCTACCAGTCTGGGGCCCCGCAAGCCCAGCAGGGCGAGCTGAACCTGGACCTGCGAGCCCAACGTTCCCTGCATTTTATTGTGGGTAACGAGCTGCGCTTTACCAAGTGGGGCCGCCCGTTCCGCTTTACTGGCGAAGCGTATTACAAGTACCTGACCGACGTCGTGCCCTACGATATTGACAACGTGCGCCTGCGCTATTTCGCCCAGAACAACGCCACAGCCTACGCCGCCGGCCTCGACGCGCGGGTAAGCGGGGAGTTTATTCCCGGTACCGAGTCGTGGTTTAGCTTGGGCGTGCTCACGACCCGCGAAAACCTGAAGGACGATTCTATCAACACCTTTGATGCCGATGGCCTTATAACTGGCCGCGTGCCCAAGGGCTATATCCGCCGGCCCTCCGACCAGCGGCTAAACCTGGGCGTGTTTCTGCAGGACAACCTGCCGGGCAACCCCTCGCTGAAGGGCTACGTGAACCTGGTATTTGGCACGGGCCTACCCTTCAGCCCCCCCGACAACCCGGACTTGCGCGGCACCAGCAAACTCACCCGGTCCTACAAGCGCGCGGACCTGGGCTTTACCAAGGTGCTGACCCTGCGCACGGCCGTGGAAGAAGCCAGCGGGCGCGCCGTGCAGCTGAAAACCTTGTGGGCCAGCCTGGAAATCCTCAACGTGCTCGGGGCCGACAACCTGGCCGGCTACAACTACATTCAGGACCTGAATGGCCGCCTCTATGCCATTCCTAACTTCCTCTCGCGCCGCCTCGTGAACCTGCGGATAACGGCCCGGTTTTAAGGGCAGAACCGGGACATTTCCTAGTAGAAAGCCCCTCTAAACTAATTTAGAGGGGCTTTCTACTAGGAAATGTCCCGGTTCTGCCCCTCGACAACCGTAGTGTTGCCCTTTACTGCCTCAGCTCTGCTTAACCGCCTCGTGCACATCCTGGAAGCGGAGCATGGCTCCGAGCTGTTCTTCTTTGTCGGCATCGAAGCCACAGGTAGCTTGGAACTCGGCGGGGTTGCGGTAGGTCCCAAAGAGCCAGTCCCAAATGACCAGGTCGCCGTAGTTGTGGCTGTGTTGCTGGTATTGGTGATGGACGCGGTGCATTTCAGGGCGCTGAAACACGTAGCCAACCCAACGGGGAGTGCGCACATTGGTGTGGTAGAAAAACTCGCCCAGGGCGGTGCAGAGCGTGTACACGGCCCCGGCGGCGGGGCTCAAGCCCAGAACGGTGTACACTAGCAGCCCGCCGATCAGAGAATTCACGGTCATCTCCAGCGGGTGCTTATAAAAGGACGTGATAACCTCAATCCGCCGCGGGCTGTGGTGAATTTGGTGGAAGTGCAGCCACAGAAAATCCTGGGTGTGACGCCAACGGTGCCACCAGTAAAATACGAACGTTGCTACGACGTAGGCTAGCAGCCCGCCCGTTACCGGTCCCACGTAACGGGACACCTGTAGCAGGGAGTAGGCGGAAAACCATTTTTCCCAGCTGATTCCGGCCACCACTACCACAAGCAGTTGAGCAAGGTTGATGGTAAGCACCCGCAGGGGCCAGGTAGATACGTAGGGCAGCTTCCATCCAGGAATTAGGCGCTCCAGCACAAAGCAAAAGGCAAAGGCCACGAAAATAATGACCAGCATGGGTGGTGCGCTCCATGGCGGAAGCGTCAGACAGAGGGCGGTGCTGCCGCAGTGGAAAGCGGCCTGACTGGTGGGTTGCATAAAAAGCAGCGGGTTGGTGAAATCCTGCTCCAAAGGTGCGGCGGCGGCACCAGGCAACCCTTGATATTTATCAAGAACGGCGGGTGCGCAGGCGGCTCAGGGTCTCCGGGGTCAGGCCCAGGTGGGAGGCCAGCATTTTGAGCGGTACGCGCTGGAAAATATCGGGGTAGTGGGCCAGCAGCTGGTCGTAGCGCTCCGCTGCCGAGAGCATGCGCAGCTGCAAGGCCCGCTGCTCACTGAGCACGTAGTACTGCTCGGTGAGGCGGCGGCCGATAACGTTGAACTCCGGAAACTGCCGGTACAGCTCCTGCAGCTGCTCGTAGCTCAAGGACCAGAGCACGCACTCGGCCAGGGCCTGGAGGTATTCGTGGGAGGGCTGCCGGGAGAAAAAGCTGAGAATCGAAACAATGAAGTTGCCCTCGTGCATAAACCAGGCGGTAACCTCCTTGCCTTCTTTGAGGTAGTAGCCGCGCACCAACCCGGTTTCCAGAAAATACAGCCGCTGGGCCGTGTGGCCAGGCTGCAACAGGTGCTGCCGAGGGCTGGCCGTGTCGCGCCGGACCTGCTGGCGCAGGGCCTGCTCCAACCCGGCTGACAGGGGGTGAATGGAATGGCAAAGCCGCAGAAATTCTTCCATGGCTCCCAAGATAACCCCCAAGCCGCAACCAATAATAAAAAGCCGCCTTGCTGATAAGGCGGCTTTAAATAGTAGAAGCGGGGGTAGGGTGCTAGTACGCTTTGGCCTGCCACTCCGTGAGGGCAATGCGCATGCTGGGCAGCTGACTTTTAAAGGTGCTGTCTTCCTTGTCACCGAGCTTGATGGCTTTACGCGCGTACACGATAGCCGTGCCAAAATCCTGCTGCTGGGCCAGTAGGCGCGCTTTCACCCAGTTGTTGGTGGCCGCATCCTGCAGGCGCAACGACTCATTAATATAGGTGAGGGCGCGCTCGGCCTCAATGTTGTTCTGCACCAGATAATCGGCTGCCTGGGCCAGCAGCTGCCAGTCGCCGGGCTTTTGCTGCAGCACCCGCTCAATACCGCTGAGCACCTGTTTGTGCACTTCGGTTTCAATGGGCAAGGTGAGGGTGCGCTTTTCCCAGGTCAGATTTAGGTGGGCGCCCGTGGGCTTGATGTCGGAAAACCAGTACAGCAGATTCTCGTGAAACGGCGCGGTTTCCGGCATGGCCGGCACCCGTACTACGTCGTCGCGCTGGTCGTAGCCTTCGGCGCCCCAGTGGGTAGTCACCCGGTTGAGTACCAGTTCCCAGTCCCGGTCTTGGTGAGGAACCACGTAAAAAGAGTACTGGCCCGCTGGCACCGTTTGCCCGCGCAGCAGCACGGGGGTAGAGAAGGTGATAAGCGTATTCTCGTTGGCCCCGGCCCGCCACACTTGGTCGTAAGGAACTAGGCTGCCCCACACGGAGCGCGCCCGCACGGCCGGCGCGTGATAATCTACAGTTACTTCCGTCAGGCCAAAGGTTTGGCTAACCAGGGCCCGGGGGCTGGCTTGGGGCAGGGGGAGCTGCACGGGCTGGCTACCAGCGGCGTTAGCCGCGGGAGCCGGGGCAGCAGGAGTAGGCACTACCGGAGTTTCAGGCGCGGATGAAACGGGGGCGGCAGACTGGGCCTGGGCCCGGCCCGCCGCGCATAACAGGCTAATTCCTAACCCCAGACGGAAAGCCGCGAGCCGGACACGATTCATAAGCAAAGGCAACAACAGGTAAGCAGCAGAAGAAGGTAGGCGGTCAATGGTGGCGTAGGCCTGAAACAATGATGCCAGAAATCAGGTTGCAGGGAGGCGGAAAACATAAAGGTCCGGCTTTCGCGTAAAATTTTTGCCGAAAAGTTTTCATCCTACCCGTTGGCCCGTACATTTGCCCCGCTACTACCAGCCTCGTATGCCTTTCTCCGCGCTGTTTTCAAGCCCCTGCCACCAGTTGGCCGCCCACACGCTGGGCCGCCTGGCCGGGCCATGCGCGTCGCAGCACCAGCATCATCACGGGCACCATTCCTCTTTCTAGAGGAATATATGCATCATATTGACCCCGTTGGGCGAACCGAACTGGTTCCCCGGCCCCCGCAACCAGGTGGCCCCGGCAGTGTATTGCCTTTTCCAACGTCTTGGGTCCCGCTTCCCGTATTCTCCGGCAACTCATCCTGAATAGGACGTACGATTCGGCCCAGACCGGCCCCCGCTTACTTCCTACTTCTTCCCCCTTAATTCCACACGATATGCTCCGTCTGGCCATCCAGAAATCGGGCCGCCTCAGCGAAGACTCCCTGACCCTGATTCGGGAGTGCGGTATTAGCTTCCTGACGTCCTCGTACAAGCTGAAAACCGAAGCCACCAATTTCCCGCTTGAAATCCTGTACCTGCGCGACGACGACATTCCCGGCTACGTGCAGGATGGCGTGGCCGACCTGGGCATTGTGGGCCAGAACGTGTTGGTGGAAGCTGGCCTGCCCCAGCTGGAAATTGAGGGGCTGGGCTTTAGCAAATGCCGCCTGAGCCTGGCCGTGCCCCGGGCCGCCGGCTACGATTCCGTGGCTGATTTGCAGGGCAAAAGCATTGCCACGTCTTACCCCCAGATTCTAGGTTCTTACCTGCAGGAGCGCGGCGTAACGGCCAACCTGCACACCATCAGCGGGTCGGTGGAAATTGCCCCGAGCATTGGGCTGGCCGAGGCCATCTGCGACATTGTGAGCAGCGGCTCCACGCTGCTGGGCAACGGCCTGCGGGAGGTAGAAACCGTGTTCCGGTCCGAAGCCGTGCTCATTGCCAACCAGGCGTTGAGCCCGGAAAAGAAAGAGTTGCTGGAGCAGCTGCAGTTCCGGATGCAGGCCGTGCGCCGGGCCCGCCGCAACAAATACATCGTGCTGAATGCCCCCGTTGCCGCCCTGGATGCGGTAAAGGCCCTGCTGCCCGGCATCAAATCGCCCACGGTGACGGCCCTGGCCGAGGAAGGCTGGGTGTCGGTGCAATCGGTGGTAAACGAGGATGATTTCTGGCACATCACCGGGCAACTCAAGGCCGTGGGTGCCGAGGGCATTCTGGTGCTGCCCATTGAAAAAATGATTGCCTAATTGGGTCTTGGGGTCTTAGGAGCTTCGGGTCTTGGATGACGGATCAGCGGCCACCTGAAAACGCGGCCGGAACGAGAGTCAACCAAGCCCCCAAGCCCCCAAGCCCCCAAGCCTCCAAGCCCCTACATCCGATGCAACTCTTTTCGTACCCCGCCCCGCAGCAGTGGCCGGCGCTCCAGCAGCGCGCCGCGGCCCAGCAGGCTCAGGACATTGACCAGCGGGTAGAGCAGATATTCGCCGACGTGCGCCAACGTGGCGACGCGGCTTTGCTGGACTACGCCCAGCGCTTTGATGGTGCCGATCTGTCGGCGGGCCTGCGCGTAAGCCTGGAAGAGCTGACGGCTGCCGCCGCTCAGGTGCCCGCTGAACTGCAGGCCGCCATCCGGCAGGCCCACGCCAACATTCTGCGGTTCCACCAAGCGCAGGTGCCCCAGCCGGAGGAGGTTGAAACCATGCCGGGCGTGCAGTGCTGGCGCCGGGCCGTGCCCGTGCAGCGGGTTGGCCTCTACATTCCTGGCGGCACGGCTCCTTTGTTTAGCACCCTGCTCATGCTGGGCGTGCCGGCCCGGCTGGCGGCCTGCCCCGAGGTAGTGCTGTGCACGCCCCCGCAGCGCGACGGCTCGGTGAACCCCGTCATTCTGTTTACGGCCCAACTGCTGGGCATTACGACCATTATCAAGGCCGGCGGTGCCCAGGCAGTGGCGGCCCTGACCGGCGGCACGGCCTCCGTGCCCGCCGTGGATAAGATTTTTGGTCCCGGCAACCGCTACGTCACGGCGGCCAAGCAGCTGGCTACCCGCTACGGCGTGGCCATTGATATGCCGGCCGGGCCCTCGGAAGTGCTAGTTATTGCCGATGCCTCCGCCAACCCCGCCTTCGTGGCGGCCGATTTGCTGAGCCAGGCCGAGCACGGCCCGGATTCGCAGGTGATTCTGCTCTCGGATTCCCTGCCCATGCTAGAGGCCACCCAGGCCGAGGTAGCCCGTCAGTTGCGGGAGTTGCCCCGGGCCGAGGTGGCGGCTCAGGCCCTGCAGGAAAGCCGCGCTATTCTGCTGCGTACGCCCGAGGAAATGCTCTACTTCTCCAACCAATACGCGCCGGAGCATTTGATTTTGGCCGTGCAGAATCCGGAGCAGCTGGCCGCGGGCGTGACCAGCGCCGGCTCCGTGTTTCTGGGCCACCTAACCCCGGAAGCGGCCGGCGACTACGCCTCGGGCACCAACCACACCCTGCCTACCAACGGGTACGCCCGCAACTACAGCGGCGTGTCCCTGGATTCTTTCCTGAAGAAAATCACCTTCCAGCGGCTTTCCCCCGAGGGCTTGCGCCACGTGGGGCCGGTGGTGGAACTGATGGCGGAAGCGGAAGGGCTGCGGGCTCACGCCCGCGCTATTACCCTGCGGCTGGCGTCCCTGGCCGCGCCGCAGGGGTAGGCACCCACTGGTTCCCCAATCCGGCCTCTCAAGGCAGCCGACTCCTTAATATATAGTGTGCACTGGGCGGGCCGT of Hymenobacter sublimis contains these proteins:
- a CDS encoding TonB-dependent receptor, whose product is MPKLFRSRSGLWLPLLLQAVPVGVGLTLIVGPASAVQAQQTARVLVTGTVRDAAGQPLEQVAVGVEGLVGGTSTDDRGRFALPVVRPLNGKAPVLVARRLGYQTQRLTLNLQEQRELSLTLTEDTRALGNVTVRGRSDAADTREQVSIIPLDPRAAKEIPSPFGDFSAVLKTLPGVASTNELTSTYSVRGGNYEENLVYVNGFEVYRPFLVTAATQEGLSFINPDLVDRVEFSTGGWQPKFGDKLSSVLNVEYKQPAAFGASATASLVGGTAHVEAASLSKRVSYLAGVRYKNATYVFNSLQQQQGRYNPTFYDGQSLITLALGPRENLERTTLGVFNTFAHNDFRFNPESGESTFSTAANQLSRLYIFYGGQERMQYDTYQGGLNLRHALQPNLRLELLGGLLYSREFEYRDVEAAYSIAEINRDPDSPDYGLDLDRRGLGSRFDHSRNYLTARIATLETRGTWTPGQRSAVRWGLKVGRERIQDELNEYSFTDSADYVPDARRTRLRSDLRLESTRTQGYVQHTYQLDSLKTLTYGLRLNYWTVNQQLNLSPRVQYAFTSVRNPRVSWKAAAGVYYQPPFYRELRYQSGAPQAQQGELNLDLRAQRSLHFIVGNELRFTKWGRPFRFTGEAYYKYLTDVVPYDIDNVRLRYFAQNNATAYAAGLDARVSGEFIPGTESWFSLGVLTTRENLKDDSINTFDADGLITGRVPKGYIRRPSDQRLNLGVFLQDNLPGNPSLKGYVNLVFGTGLPFSPPDNPDLRGTSKLTRSYKRADLGFTKVLTLRTAVEEASGRAVQLKTLWASLEILNVLGADNLAGYNYIQDLNGRLYAIPNFLSRRLVNLRITARF
- a CDS encoding Crp/Fnr family transcriptional regulator, whose product is MEEFLRLCHSIHPLSAGLEQALRQQVRRDTASPRQHLLQPGHTAQRLYFLETGLVRGYYLKEGKEVTAWFMHEGNFIVSILSFFSRQPSHEYLQALAECVLWSLSYEQLQELYRQFPEFNVIGRRLTEQYYVLSEQRALQLRMLSAAERYDQLLAHYPDIFQRVPLKMLASHLGLTPETLSRLRTRRS
- a CDS encoding S8 family serine peptidase — its product is MVLLAGISTQALLSVAAGNHPLHPAPARTAGTVRKHLVYFKDKAGTPHSISQPQTFLSARSVQRRQRQNIAILPRDLPVSPAYVQQVKAVSGAQVWYTSRWFNAAVVACDSATLQQLQALPCVRSARTLNRGLPGTRKRGNGDQVPTTQERSTRNQYGKAFTQAQMIGAVKMHEAGFRGEGMQIAVFDAGFPGVNTAPAFAALYQEQRLASTFNFVDKNTAVYQRNSHGTQCLSTMAGNQPGVYIGTAPKATYHLCITEDASSEHPVEEANWLLAAEYADSAGVDIISSSLGYNTFDYPSIDYTYADLNGRTALSSRAATVAARVGMLVVNSAGNEGASSWRYVTAPADADSILSVGAVDSLLVRASFSSRGPTADGRIKPNLAAMGFQTAIVAPDGSVNRGNGTSYSCPVLAGMVAGFWQANPRLTAQQVISFLQRSGSRATAPNDEVGYGIPNFVSAYNLANPGTPLAASAAAARQELFIYPNPIKETELYLQLAVGFQAVPLRVRIYDARGALVSEQQVAPTTASAVRLQPGVLGKGVYTCTISAGREQRTVRFVKL
- a CDS encoding DUF2911 domain-containing protein, with protein sequence MNRVRLAAFRLGLGISLLCAAGRAQAQSAAPVSSAPETPVVPTPAAPAPAANAAGSQPVQLPLPQASPRALVSQTFGLTEVTVDYHAPAVRARSVWGSLVPYDQVWRAGANENTLITFSTPVLLRGQTVPAGQYSFYVVPHQDRDWELVLNRVTTHWGAEGYDQRDDVVRVPAMPETAPFHENLLYWFSDIKPTGAHLNLTWEKRTLTLPIETEVHKQVLSGIERVLQQKPGDWQLLAQAADYLVQNNIEAERALTYINESLRLQDAATNNWVKARLLAQQQDFGTAIVYARKAIKLGDKEDSTFKSQLPSMRIALTEWQAKAY
- the hisD gene encoding histidinol dehydrogenase, with amino-acid sequence MQLFSYPAPQQWPALQQRAAAQQAQDIDQRVEQIFADVRQRGDAALLDYAQRFDGADLSAGLRVSLEELTAAAAQVPAELQAAIRQAHANILRFHQAQVPQPEEVETMPGVQCWRRAVPVQRVGLYIPGGTAPLFSTLLMLGVPARLAACPEVVLCTPPQRDGSVNPVILFTAQLLGITTIIKAGGAQAVAALTGGTASVPAVDKIFGPGNRYVTAAKQLATRYGVAIDMPAGPSEVLVIADASANPAFVAADLLSQAEHGPDSQVILLSDSLPMLEATQAEVARQLRELPRAEVAAQALQESRAILLRTPEEMLYFSNQYAPEHLILAVQNPEQLAAGVTSAGSVFLGHLTPEAAGDYASGTNHTLPTNGYARNYSGVSLDSFLKKITFQRLSPEGLRHVGPVVELMAEAEGLRAHARAITLRLASLAAPQG
- a CDS encoding sterol desaturase family protein, which translates into the protein MQPTSQAAFHCGSTALCLTLPPWSAPPMLVIIFVAFAFCFVLERLIPGWKLPYVSTWPLRVLTINLAQLLVVVVAGISWEKWFSAYSLLQVSRYVGPVTGGLLAYVVATFVFYWWHRWRHTQDFLWLHFHQIHHSPRRIEVITSFYKHPLEMTVNSLIGGLLVYTVLGLSPAAGAVYTLCTALGEFFYHTNVRTPRWVGYVFQRPEMHRVHHQYQQHSHNYGDLVIWDWLFGTYRNPAEFQATCGFDADKEEQLGAMLRFQDVHEAVKQS
- the hisG gene encoding ATP phosphoribosyltransferase — its product is MLRLAIQKSGRLSEDSLTLIRECGISFLTSSYKLKTEATNFPLEILYLRDDDIPGYVQDGVADLGIVGQNVLVEAGLPQLEIEGLGFSKCRLSLAVPRAAGYDSVADLQGKSIATSYPQILGSYLQERGVTANLHTISGSVEIAPSIGLAEAICDIVSSGSTLLGNGLREVETVFRSEAVLIANQALSPEKKELLEQLQFRMQAVRRARRNKYIVLNAPVAALDAVKALLPGIKSPTVTALAEEGWVSVQSVVNEDDFWHITGQLKAVGAEGILVLPIEKMIA
- the rpe gene encoding ribulose-phosphate 3-epimerase — translated: MNSTRRMAPLLAPSLLAADFGNLQSETERLAGSAADWLHFDVMDGRFVPNISFGIPVLQAVHRHAQQPIDVHLMIEEPQHFLSAFRDAGAANITVHYEACPHLHRVVQQIKQLGCRAGVALNPHTPVWVLEDIAADLDLVCVMSVNPGFGGQSFIPNTLRKVAALKELLVDSGSAALIEIDGGVSLDNAAALVEAGADVLVAGSFVFNSPDPVATLAQMRHQLSALAADTEDYN